GGGGCCATCCTCAGCGTGGACGCGGAGACCGGGACCCCCAGGTGGTGGACGGGGACGTTCCCGCCCGCCTCCCGGATGTACTGGGCCGAGGGGGGACCCGCCTCCCGGGAGGTGTACGTGGTCTCCGAGAACCAGGTCTGCTGGGGAAACGGGGGAGCGATAACCTGCTACATGCTTCCCAGCGGCCTCCACGTGGAGAAGCTCCGCCTGCCCTCGGGAGGAAGCGGATACGTGGGCCACGAGACCCTCTGGTACCTGAAGGAGTTCGTTACCCTTTACAGGCCCGTGCGGGACTCGAGCGGGAAGGCGATAGGAGTGGAGGAGATCCCGTACCCGGAGGACGGCTACGTCAGGGTGGTCTCCTCCGCCCCGGCCCCCGAGGGCGGGCTAAACGTGGCCGTGCAGGTGGGGGAGAACTACGCCAACGACACAGAGTGGGACCGTGCCAAGGAGCTCCAGGCGGTGCGAGAGGACGCGGAGAGGGGCTACTACAACAACGGCGTGGTCATGATCCTGGGCCGGATCGGCCCGGACGGGCAACTCACCTACCACACAGAGCGGGTCATGCCCCCCGAGGTCAGCCCCTTCAGACCTCAGGTGGTGGGGAACAGGGAGAACACCCAGTACTTCTACGCCGCCTTCCTGGAGCGAGCAGGTAGAACCTCCCTCCTCCTGGGAGTGGGAAATTTGGGTGCCGCGTGCTACCACGACAAGGCATTCGCCGTCAGGTCCTACGGATACTTGGACATCGGAGGTAGAGCCTTCGGCCTCCTCTACAAGGAAGGCTGGAGCCCCGGGGAGCGCCTCGCCACCCCGGACAGGACCCCCTACACGGAGTACTGGGACTCCTTCTACCTCGGCTACCACATGGGGGCTCCCCAGGCCTACGTCAAGACGGGCGAGGGAAGGTACCTGGCCTGGAGGGGAGGCTTCGGAGCCCCAAGCGGCAGGCCGGACCCCACGATTCCCTGGGGCATCGGGGGCGTGGCGACCACGGTGATCGACCTGCCCTGAGGAGGAAAAGCCCCGGGGGGTGGGTCTTCCCCACCCCCCCGGAGCTTACGGTTACACCTGCTCTATGCTTGCTTTAGTAGATATCGTAGCGGCACGCGTTTGGAGCCGCACCGGTAGCCGGGTAAGCGGGATCAGGGGGGCTAGCCGTGGGATACCCACTCCTAGGCCGCACGCCCCGCTTGGTGACCTGGTACCAGTACTGCCCCGCAGGGGTGCTGGCGAGGAAGCAGAAGTCGTCCTGCAAAGTGAGCGGAGCCGTGGGGTTCTGCGCCACCACCCGGACCGTGGGGTTCACGCCCGTAAGGGTGAAAGTCGTGCCCACCGCCGTAGAGCCGGAGGGAGCAGGAAGGTCCGTGCCAACGCCGGGAATATTCCGGAGCTGGGCGTAGTCCGTGGTGTACGTCCGGTTGAACCCGTAGTACATCTCCTCCGCCTTCTGGATCTCACGAAGAGTGGAGACCACGATCTGGTCGTTGCTCGAGCGCCGGTTGGCCTCGAGGCGGAGGGGTAGGCCCTGGACCGCCAAAAGTCCACGGGGACGGGCGAGTGGAGGCCCCTAAGGGCTGGGAGTGCTGAGGCCCTTTCTCCCCCTGCTCGGGCGGCCCGCCTACGGCCCCTCCTCCCACCCTTCCCACCGGGCGGGGGCGAGCCGGAGGGGGACCAGCTGGTCCTGGGGGGCCACCCGGAACCGCCAGGTCCACTCCCGGCTCTGCCCGGCTATCGTAGCCCTGATGTAGACCTCGTACTCCTCTCCGGGGGTGAGGACTTCGTGGGGTATGACGACCAGGGCTCCGTAGGCACGAAGGCCGTTTATCGCCCGATCCCGCCAGAACTCCCGTTCCTCCCAGTACTGCAGGCTCCCGTAGGCGCAGATCGGATTGACCGCTCCATCGGAGAGGCGCACCAGCCTAGCTTCCAGGACCTCGGTGTCTCCCCGAACGTAGGTGGCCACCGTTATGGGGAATCCGAGGGGAGAGGAGGAGGGAACGTACGGCGGATAGCCATAGTCGTATTTGCCCCAGACTAAGCCCTCCTGGGTGAGGAAGGGGCGCTTCTGGGCTTGGTCCGGGTTCATGCACACGGAGATGGGGCTGGGGTTTTCCCCGTACATAAAACGGTTCAGGGGAATGGTCTTTGCAGGTGGTGGAAACAGGATCTCGTGGGAAGGTGAATCTTGGGAGTAGATTGCAGGTAGGGTGCTGGAGCTCCATCCGTAGCCTGGGTAGCTCATGTAGTCCTTGACCTCACGGTACGTACCCGCCGAGGCCATCTGAAGAGCGGAGTAAATCAGAGGAAACCGATGGAAGGGAGCAGCGATCCACCAGGATATGGGCTCTTCATCGTTTTTAAACACAGGTTGCCCGTTGCTTTTTTGGATGAAGATATACTCATTTCCCCTCTGCCCAGCCTCCCTCCCCTCCGGTGTGGCGAAGGGCTGGTCCAGGTACTCGTCGTGCGGAGGGACGTTCGGGTAGTTGTACACCCTGTACCGCCCATGGAGCCAAGCCTTGAAGGCCCACTCGGGGTCCTCCCGCACCGGGGGCAGGTCCGCCAGGGAGCGCCACATGTTGAGGGCTTCTATGGCGCTCCTTTCCCCAAGGGGGATTCGTAGGTAGAAGGGGTGTACCCAGGTCTTGTCCCCCCGCTCCACCACCACCTCGTACTTGTAGGGACCTTGAGGGATGGCATCTGGGCTCACGCTGAAGGTGAAGGTGCCGCTCTCCCCCGCCTGGGAGAGGGTGTAGGGCCCACCGGAGTGGTCCACGTAGGGGTAACGGCTCGAGTCCCACCCGGGGCAGTTGGCCGTGCCCTTGGCGCAGGGGTCGGCCAGCTGTAGGCGCACGGTGACGGGTTCGGTCTGGGCCTCCTTGAGCTGGACGGTGAGGGTCAGGCTCTCCCCGGGAAGGGCCCGGTGGATCTCCTTCTCCGAGAGGGAGAGGGCCACGGGAGAGGAGCCCGGGAGCTGGAGCCGGTCGCAGGCGGCCGCCAGCAGGGCAAAGAGGAGCAAAAACGCCTTGGACCGCATGGGTCCATTATGCCCCGGCAGATCCTCCCGGCGGGTGCACGCGCACCAGGACCCCCGGCCTGCCCCCACCCAGGAAGGAGGCCACAAAGGACGCGCCCGGGAAGCTTCCTGGGCCAAGACCGGCGTTTGCAACAGGAGGTGAAGCATGCTGGAGAAGAGGAAGCCAAGGAAGAGGAAACGGCCAGAGGAGCGGGCCCCTGAGGAGTCCCCACGCTGCCCCCACTGCCTCCGCCCCCTGCCGGAGGAGGAGGCCCCTTACGCCCTCGCCCCGGAGAGGGTCTACTGCCCCACCTGTGGCTGGGAACAGGAGGAGCGGGGGGCGGCGTGAGGCCGAACGCGCCTAGGCCAGGCAGCACAGGGGGCCCCGGTGGGGCCTTCCCCAAGCCTTTGGAGGGGTGGGGTCCGGGTCAGGGCCTCCCCCGGCCCCTCCTGCGCTCCCCACCCTTCCCCTCCCCTATCCGCCCTCTGGTTGGGCCCCTGCCCCGGGGGCCCCCATATTTGATGGGAGCAAAGTGGCGTTCGTGGCGTTCCGGAAAGGATTCCCCCAGCATCAAGGACTTGGCCGAGGCCCTGGCGGGCTCCCCGCCCCAGCTCTCCTGGCAGCAGCTGGGCGAGCACAGGGACCGACACCGGGCCTTCCTGGACAATTTGGAGATGGTCTACAAGGCCCTGGGCTACCGGACCCGGAAGGAAGTCCCTTGCCGTTTGGTGGTGGAGGGTAAGGAGTTCTCGGGCCAGGCGGACTTCCTCATTGAGGACGGGAAGAGGGTTTTTGTGGTGGACCTCAAGAGCGGACACTCCCACTCCCACCCCTCCGACTTGCTCCAGGCCGCCCTCCAGGCGGTGGCCGTGGGGGAGGAGAGGCCCCTGGCGGGAAGGACCCTGGCCGCCCTCCTCTACTACTCCGAGGCGGGCCTCTCCTACCTCCTCCCAGACCCCGCCTCCCTGGTCCACCGGGCCCTGGAGGCCTCGGGCCGGGGCGCCTCCTTCCTCCCCCCCTTCCCCAACCCCAGCCTGGCCTTCCCCGGCGACCCCCTCGGTCTGGGCCCCGCCCAGGGCCAGCCCCCCCGGGTCCAGGACCTGGCCCTCTCCCAGCTGGAGAGCCTCGCCCTGGGCCGGCTCTGCCCCCGCCGCCATCTGCTCTGGGAGGCCCTCCCCAAGGAGAAGGACCCAGCCCCCTCGGGGGAGAAGGTCCCCAAGCCGCCCTCCCAGCCCGACCCCCACTGGCGCCGGGTCCGGGCCTACCTGGAGGAGCGCTTCCGGGGCCAGGACCCCCGCTTCCGGATCAAGGTCCGCACCTCCTTCCGCCTGGAGGAGGGGTGGGTGGTCCTCTCCGCCCAGCCCTCCGCCCTCGTCCGGGAGGAAGACCGCCTGGTCCTGGCCGTCTACCGGAAGGGGTGGGAGGAGGAGCGCCTCCGGGTCCGGGAGGACCTCCTCCTCCCCCTGGCAGTGGCGGAGACCTTCCGCTGGGGGGTGGAGTGGGTGGAGCTCCTCTTCCTGTGGATGGGAGAGTGGGGGGTGGAGGTGCGGGAACGCGTTTTCCACCTGGCCAACTCCCAGGACAAAGAACGCCTGCGCCAGGCCCGGGCCCGGACCTCCCGCCTCGCCCGGCGCTTCCTCCAGGCCGAGGCCGTCCCGGGCCCCCAGTGCGGGCGCTGCGCCTTCTGGGAGGGCTGCCCCAGGGCCCCGGTCCTTGCCCTCATGGGGAGGGCGTAGTCACCTCCTCCGGCGCTTCTTCAGCTCCTCCATGAGGCCGTAGTAGCCTTCAAAGAAGAGCCAGAAGCCAAAGAAGAGGGCGAAGTAGAGCATCCCCGCCTCCGTCAGCACAAGGACAGTCTACCCCCCTCCTTCCCACCGGGGAGGGACCACCTCCGCCGCGGCGAGGAGGCCGTTCTGCCCGGGCGGCTGGGTGAAGAGGGCCCCCGGCCTCCTTGCCGCGGCTACCTTGCGCGCTCGAGCCCCCACCAGAGGGCTGGGTAAAATGGGACCAGCAATCTTCGCCGGAGGAGGCGAGGGATGGCTGAGGTACGGATCGGGAGGCGGGCTTTTGTACTCGGGGGCCTCGGGTGGCTGGTGGGGTGCAACGTGGCGAGGAACCAGACCGGGGGAGAAAGCTTTCTGGAAGCTGTGCGGCGGAGGTTTAGGGTCCCGGCCCTGGCGGCGGGTTGCCTTCTGAACGATTCCCTGGTGTTCGCGGAAGCGGTGGGCACGGTGAATGCGAACAGCACAGAGCCCGTTTCCATCGACGACCCCTTTCACCTCGGCTCGTGCACCAAGGCCATGGCGGCCACCATCTCGGCCATGCTCGTCGAGCGGGGAAAGCTGTCCTGGGACACCACGGTGGCGGAGGCCTTCCCCGACCTGGCCGACCGGATACACCCCGGCTTCCGCCCGGTCACCCTTCTCCAGCTCCTCTCGCACCGTGGAGGATTGGACGACAGAAAGCCGGACAACAAAATCTTTCCCAGGCTGAGAGGGCTCCAGGGCCCCATCACCGAACAGCGGAGGACCCTGGTCGAGCTCGCCCTTTCCAGGGAACCCGCCTACCCACCCGGCGAACAGATGGCCTACAGCAACTTCGGCTATGCGATTGCCGGGGCCATGGCCGAGTCGGCCACCGGCAAGCCTTGGGAGGAGTTGGCGCAGGAGCTCCTGTTCCAACCCTTGGGGATGACGACCGCCGGATTCGGGGCGCCCGAGCGGGTCTGGGGGCATCGGGGCGGATGGCTGAAGCCTTGCCGGCCCGTTCCTCCAGGTCCAGGGGCCGACAACCCCCCTGTTCTCTCCCCTGCGGGGCGCGTCCACAGCGCCATGAAGGACTGGTTGAAGTTTGCCTCCCTGCACCTGCGGGGAAGCCGCGGCGACACGGAGGTCCTGTCCCGGAGCAGCTTTGAGTTCCTGCATCGCGACCACTATCGTCAGGGCTACGCCCTGGGATGGGGTGTGGTGGAGCGGAGATGGGCGGGCGGAGTCGCTTTAACCCACGCCGGTAGCAACACCCTGTGGTATTCGGTCATCTGGCTGGCGCCGAACCGCAACGCGGCCTTTGTGGCGGCCACCAACTGCGGTACCGACAAGGCTTTCCGGGCGTGCGATGCCGCCATTGGGGAGATGATCCAGAGGTTTCTCCTGTAACCCTGGGGCATGAGACGTCTGGAGATAGGACGGCCAGGGAACCCCCTGCTCCCCGGGCGTAGAATGGGGCCATGATCCTGACCACCACGAGTCATGTGGACGGCTACGAGGTAGAGGAGTACCTGGGCGTGGTCTTTGGGGAGGCCATCCTGGGGGCCAACATCTTCCGGGACCTCTTCGCCTCCATCCGCGACATCGTCGGGGGCCGGAGCGGGGCCTATGAGGCCGAGCTGAAGCGGGCCCGGGAGATCGCCCTCCAGGAGCTGGCCGAAAGGGCCCGGGCCCTGGGGGCAAACGCGGTGATCGGGATTGACGTGGACTACGAGGTCTTGGGCCAGGGCAACTCCATGCTCATGGTGACGGCCAGCGGGACGGCGGTGCGGTTGCGCTGAGCTGTTCTGGGCCTATCCCTGGGGGCGAGTCTGGGGGGGCCTAAGGCAAGGACATCCAAACCCTCGTGGGAGCGGGGGGACCGGCGGCCCTACAGGGCGTCGGGCCACGCCAGGAGGTGAGGCGGATGGGGGCGATTTCTTCCGAACAAACCCTCGCGGCAAAGCTACGGCAGGCCCGGGAGGAGGCAGGCCTGACCCAGGAACGGCTGGCCCAGGCCCTGGGGGTCTCCCGGGAGCTGGTGGCCCTGTGGGAGCGGGGGGACCGGCGGCCCTCTTCCTACCAGCTGGCCCGTCTGGCGGCGGTGTGCGGTGTGGAGGAGTCCTCCCTCCTCTCCCCGGGCCCCTTGAGGCCCCTGGAGGGGCTGGGGCGCCTTATCGGCGAAGAAGAGGCCAGGGAACTCCAGCCTGAGGCCCGCCAGGAGCTCCTGGGCTTCCTGGACTTCCTGGACGCCTACGCCCGCTTCCTGGAGGAGGTGGAGGGGGAGTCCCTCCCCGCGGGGGGAAGGCCGCCCCGGGCCCTGGAGGCGAGGGAGGGCCTGCTCACCGACCTGCGGCAGGCCTCCTCCCAGGCCCTGCGGGTGCGGGCCCACTACGACCTGGGCCAGGACGCCCTCCCCGACCTCTACACCTTCCTGGACGAGCTGGGGGTCCTGGTCTACAAGGCCCACCTACCCCCGGAGGCGGACCTGTGGGGGGCCTTCTACCGCCACCCCCGCCTGGGGGCCGCCGTCCTGGTCAACGTGAACGCCACCCCCGGAAGGCAGAGCTTCACCCTGGCCCACGAGCTGGCCCACTTCCTCTACCACGGCCGGCTTCCGGGGATCCTCTGCCGCCGCCAGGTTTCCCAAGGGGAACCCTACTGGGAGGTGGAGCGCTTCGCCAACGCCTGGGCGGCCCACTTCCTGGTGCCGGGCAAGGCCCTAAAGGAACAGGCCCGCCGCCTGGGGGCCCTGACCCCGGAGGGGGTGGTCCTCCTGGCCGGGCACTTCCGGGCGAGCTACACCCTCCTGCTCTACCGGCTGGCCAACGAGGGCCTCCTCGCCCCGGAGAAGGTGCGGGAGTGGAGCCGCCTTAGCCCGGGTGCCCTGGCCCGCCGGTTGGGCCTCGAGGCCTTCTCCTGGGAGGGCGGCCCGAGGGAACAGCCCGCCTCGCCCCTCGAGCTGGGGCTTCGGCGCTACCCCCCCTCGGTCCTGGCGCGGGTGCGGCGGGCGGTGCTGGAGGGGCGGCTCTCCCCGGGTGAGGCCGCGAGCCTCCTGGACGTGGACGTCCCCCTCCTGCGGGAGGAGCTCCTGGCCCCGCCTGAGCCGGGGGACCAGAGGGAGCTTTGGGAGCTGGAGGGGGCCCTGGACTTCACCTCCCCGGGCCGGAAGCCCAGGCGCCCCTCCGCCCTGGAGGCCTGAGGCCGGCCGCCTTGGGGGGCCTCGAGTCGGGTTCCCATCTCCCCCTCGAGCCCAGCTGGCCTCTGTCCTCTTGCTTCGAGGCCGGCCAGCTCTGTTCTCCCGCCTCCCGCCTCAAGCTCGGCCGGCCTCCGTTTTCCCCCTCGAGCCCACCCAACCCCCGCACCTTGTCACCTGTTACATGTGACATGTCTCATGTAACACTTTTCCTCCACCCTCTCCCTCTTTAATCCCCTACCCCCCACCCCAACCCCCCAACCAACAGGCCCAAAGGCCCGGCTTCTCACCCTAACCGGCGGGTTGAGAACCGGGCAGAGCAGGCGCGGCGGGGACGGGGCGGGGAAGGGCGTGGGGAAGAGGAGGGGTGAGGGGGAGAAGAAAACCCAGTTGCAGGGGTGGGGGGGTGAGGGGTAAGATGAGGGAGAAGGCATGGAGCGTCTGGCGCTGGAGCCCTGGGACTGGCCGGAGGAGCGAAGGCAGCTCGTGGAAGAGGCCCTGGAGCGCTGGGACGAAGGGGTCCTGGGCGAAGGGGTCTGGGCCTACCTGGTGCGGCACCGGAAGAAGCCGGACCGGAGCGTCCCCCTCTATGTGAACCGGTTTGTGCGGTGGCTGGTCCTGAAGGGGCGGCGGTGGCCCAGGCTGGAGGCCGGGGACGTGCGGGCCTTCCTGGAGGAGGCCCGGCTCCGGGGCTTCCCGGGCTCCCCCACGGGCCCCGTATCCCGGAGCTCGGTGGAGCGGGCGCGCTCCTCCCTCATCCACTTCGTGCG
This portion of the Thermus filiformis genome encodes:
- a CDS encoding CAP domain-containing protein, coding for MRSKAFLLLFALLAAACDRLQLPGSSPVALSLSEKEIHRALPGESLTLTVQLKEAQTEPVTVRLQLADPCAKGTANCPGWDSSRYPYVDHSGGPYTLSQAGESGTFTFSVSPDAIPQGPYKYEVVVERGDKTWVHPFYLRIPLGERSAIEALNMWRSLADLPPVREDPEWAFKAWLHGRYRVYNYPNVPPHDEYLDQPFATPEGREAGQRGNEYIFIQKSNGQPVFKNDEEPISWWIAAPFHRFPLIYSALQMASAGTYREVKDYMSYPGYGWSSSTLPAIYSQDSPSHEILFPPPAKTIPLNRFMYGENPSPISVCMNPDQAQKRPFLTQEGLVWGKYDYGYPPYVPSSSPLGFPITVATYVRGDTEVLEARLVRLSDGAVNPICAYGSLQYWEEREFWRDRAINGLRAYGALVVIPHEVLTPGEEYEVYIRATIAGQSREWTWRFRVAPQDQLVPLRLAPARWEGWEEGP
- a CDS encoding PD-(D/E)XK nuclease family protein; this translates as MAEALAGSPPQLSWQQLGEHRDRHRAFLDNLEMVYKALGYRTRKEVPCRLVVEGKEFSGQADFLIEDGKRVFVVDLKSGHSHSHPSDLLQAALQAVAVGEERPLAGRTLAALLYYSEAGLSYLLPDPASLVHRALEASGRGASFLPPFPNPSLAFPGDPLGLGPAQGQPPRVQDLALSQLESLALGRLCPRRHLLWEALPKEKDPAPSGEKVPKPPSQPDPHWRRVRAYLEERFRGQDPRFRIKVRTSFRLEEGWVVLSAQPSALVREEDRLVLAVYRKGWEEERLRVREDLLLPLAVAETFRWGVEWVELLFLWMGEWGVEVRERVFHLANSQDKERLRQARARTSRLARRFLQAEAVPGPQCGRCAFWEGCPRAPVLALMGRA
- a CDS encoding heavy metal-binding domain-containing protein, with the protein product MILTTTSHVDGYEVEEYLGVVFGEAILGANIFRDLFASIRDIVGGRSGAYEAELKRAREIALQELAERARALGANAVIGIDVDYEVLGQGNSMLMVTASGTAVRLR
- a CDS encoding XRE family transcriptional regulator; protein product: MGAISSEQTLAAKLRQAREEAGLTQERLAQALGVSRELVALWERGDRRPSSYQLARLAAVCGVEESSLLSPGPLRPLEGLGRLIGEEEARELQPEARQELLGFLDFLDAYARFLEEVEGESLPAGGRPPRALEAREGLLTDLRQASSQALRVRAHYDLGQDALPDLYTFLDELGVLVYKAHLPPEADLWGAFYRHPRLGAAVLVNVNATPGRQSFTLAHELAHFLYHGRLPGILCRRQVSQGEPYWEVERFANAWAAHFLVPGKALKEQARRLGALTPEGVVLLAGHFRASYTLLLYRLANEGLLAPEKVREWSRLSPGALARRLGLEAFSWEGGPREQPASPLELGLRRYPPSVLARVRRAVLEGRLSPGEAASLLDVDVPLLREELLAPPEPGDQRELWELEGALDFTSPGRKPRRPSALEA
- a CDS encoding serine hydrolase domain-containing protein codes for the protein MAEVRIGRRAFVLGGLGWLVGCNVARNQTGGESFLEAVRRRFRVPALAAGCLLNDSLVFAEAVGTVNANSTEPVSIDDPFHLGSCTKAMAATISAMLVERGKLSWDTTVAEAFPDLADRIHPGFRPVTLLQLLSHRGGLDDRKPDNKIFPRLRGLQGPITEQRRTLVELALSREPAYPPGEQMAYSNFGYAIAGAMAESATGKPWEELAQELLFQPLGMTTAGFGAPERVWGHRGGWLKPCRPVPPGPGADNPPVLSPAGRVHSAMKDWLKFASLHLRGSRGDTEVLSRSSFEFLHRDHYRQGYALGWGVVERRWAGGVALTHAGSNTLWYSVIWLAPNRNAAFVAATNCGTDKAFRACDAAIGEMIQRFLL